aaaaatgtatatgcattatattttatgtcaCAAAATTcgtgtaaaatatattttatcacgCCCATATGTATGTACAATAAAAAGGCTCATGCATTTtgtgttatatataaccTTGATCGTCTTCCTTGTATAGCAATTCTCTTTTTTCTCCTTCATTGTCATTTTTTCCTCTTCTCCTGTTTTTACCTCCCTTACCTATTTACAATTAtcaataattaaaaaaaaatatgcacatataataatattggtagaatttatatgcttattgctagtatattttatgtatgtctatatttttttaataaattatattgcatgtacatataaatttgtcGCTTTAagacatttatatattaactgttcataaaaaaatgtatttcataaatttgtgtgcaattatatgtaatgcaaataaattgctgtataataatttttgataacctttattttttggcatatttaaaaaatgttacataaaaaatttgtttttattaaaaaattataattttgtattatctACAAATGTTATTGAATTATCCCTTTCTGGACAGTTTCCTTTTTACTAAACTGTAATATTATTGTGTTGGTTTACTAACGTATTTAAAAGTTGAAAATGTGAATATTTATAGCTAGCgcaagaaatatattatttttttttttaatagaaTATTTTAGCTAGCAGTATGTTACATAATACAACAGagttatatatgtattgaTAACACTTTATTTatctaattttttgtatttgttTCTTACTAAATGTAAATTcttcaaaattttcataatttatttttatttctgtgaattataaatacacaaattatattatcaacaGTTTTCTTATTTAATCTCGTCTCGACAAAATGGTTTACTATGTTGTTTACTACGTATTGTGccttttgttaaaaaaaaaaataataaaataattttgataaaatatatcaaaggAATGTTgcgaaataattttataatcaaCCAATTAATGAAGTACTAAAGCTTAAGGTTTGTGTAATTCGATATATCGTAAAAAATTTGCGTAATTGCTAGGCGgatttgtaaaataaataaagatttGAATATCTACTTCTTTctattaatatgtatatatttacaaatataacaGTATTCTAtcaaataagtatatattaaataattcatatataattatatgctaACTCGTAATGCtacttttattaataaaatgtatttatgcataaaaatacaaaaaagtgACTTTCGCAACTATAGAAGAAATTTTCGTGTTATAAGAGGCACatcgaaaaaataatttaacaaaaatattttaaaaatttataaagtatccataaaaattatattttaaaattgtaacTATATACTTATATGTTTACTATAATATGCATTCCATACAaaggattttttttttactggGTTAACGAAAggtcatataataatattatatatatttctgttttagctatatattcattttgtatattaattttttgtaagcTGCGCATTATATACGGAATATATAGTATGCATACATTCCAAAGGcagcatatattttttatttttaattcgtGGTTATATAAacctatatattttgtaattaGTAAAAAAAGAGGCGTAATTATTGTATAATAACCActacaataatatatatattttttttatcaaaaaattttcatatttttatatatgtaaaaacaAAAGTATTCGTATTTGTAAAATGGCATAAATCAGAAAAAAATCACCGACCCCTATAATCATCAAATCaccttaaaaaaaaaaaattcgagcctgaatattttcattttttataattcacaaaaaaatacataaagcTTAAAAAAgcaacttaaaaaaaaatcatcatcaaaaattaaatataaattcaaaatattcttttcatatatttttgctaCAATATCATAAGTAAATTTTCAACATTTTTAGAAATCTACAAAAAAGCtgtattaaattatttttttgtgtgaGCTAGCCAAATAAAGCTTATCATAGCTGTCATACCATTTGGCAGATCAATACGTACTATAGTGAACTCGTACAAACAGATAAGTAGTTGTAGGAAGTGACACGAAACAGATTCTACATGTGTATGCGATAGTCGATTGGTGACATATTGCTTTACCTGTTCAGGagggaaaataaaaaatgactCGTGAATATATCGCCAAAACTTAAgctaaataaatataactagtcgacataaataaaaacgaaATAAAGAATCACGTAACATTTAAATCACAGCAAAATGAGtgacataaaatataaagaccAATTTGTTAAGATGGGTCAGGAAGGACCCCGAAATGCTACAACTACAAATTTCTATGGTAGTTACTTTCTTacagaaaatgaaaacttttttgatattaataaatttgaagaaaatttagaaatgaaaataataaaaaacgaagaaaacttattaatattagaaataaaaaatttaaacgTATCAATTGCTAATGCATTAAGAAGAATTATGATTTCAGAAGTACCTACAATTGCTATtgaaaaagtaaatatatttcaaaatacTGGAGTAATAGCTgatgaaatattatgtCATAGATTAGGATTAATaccttttaaatttaatgctgatttaataaattttaaagatacatatgaaaaatataataatttaaattgtttttgttttaaactTCATGTAAAATGTAattctataaataataataaaattggaaatgaaaattatcaaTGTATTTATTCTAAAGATTTAAAATGGTGTCCATTAAATgaagaacaaaaaataaaatttgaaaacaATCCACCAAAAGTAGttgatgataatatattaataacaaaattagGTAGTGGACAAGAAATAgaattaatttgttttttagaaaaaggGATTGGAAAAACACATGCAAAATGGTCACCAGTTTGTACTgctgtatataaaatgtttccaagttttaattttgatgtacatgaaaaatttactaataatgaaaaaaaggatCTAGTTAATATCTGTCCTAAAAAAGTATTTGATATAGAAGAAACTGGAAATTTAGTTGCAAAAAATCCTTTAGATTGCTCTTCATGTAGAGCATGTATTGAAAAGTATCCACAAAAAATTTCATttcaaaaaacaaaaaatcattttatttttactgtTGAATCAACTGGTTGTTTTTCATCAGcagatatttttaaaaaagcattaaatattttaaaagaaaaagttaTTAATGTTAAAGAAATGTTAGAAGAACATACACCCTCTTGATCATTTTTcccttttaaaaaaatctattcgtttcaattattttttttttatatttattgtcaAACCAAATTAACTTACACCAATTTTTCCACATTTCAA
This sequence is a window from Plasmodium chabaudi chabaudi strain AS genome assembly, chromosome: 7. Protein-coding genes within it:
- a CDS encoding DNA-directed RNA polymerases I and III subunit RPAC1, putative; translation: MSDIKYKDQFVKMGQEGPRNATTTNFYGSYFLTENENFFDINKFEENLEMKIIKNEENLLILEIKNLNVSIANALRRIMISEVPTIAIEKVNIFQNTGVIADEILCHRLGLIPFKFNADLINFKDTYEKYNNLNCFCFKLHVKCNSINNNKIGNENYQCIYSKDLKWCPLNEEQKIKFENNPPKVVDDNILITKLGSGQEIELICFLEKGIGKTHAKWSPVCTAVYKMFPSFNFDVHEKFTNNEKKDLVNICPKKVFDIEETGNLVAKNPLDCSSCRACIEKYPQKISFQKTKNHFIFTVESTGCFSSADIFKKALNILKEKVINVKEMLEEHTPS